A window of Sander vitreus isolate 19-12246 chromosome 18, sanVit1, whole genome shotgun sequence contains these coding sequences:
- the LOC144533390 gene encoding phospholipase ABHD3-like isoform X2 codes for MMMIKAPALVSSKAFSAFLHKHCPVVAERFSPTPWCWGGRLQTLVCALLKSRPPVTYRNELIRTVDGGQISLDWVDNWESASYPESSTRPTVLILPGLTGNSKQSYVLHTISQATRRGYRCVVFNNRGLGGEELLTPVTYCAANTSDLERVVHHVKGLYPHAPVLGAGVSMGGMLLLNYLARKRTESGMVAGFTISVPWNALKSAASMEEPLNWLLFNKYLTSGLCDAVTRHRKVLEEVADIDYVLKAQTIREFDERFTSLLFGYKTCTDYYLDASPDNKLPSTAVPILCLNAADDPFSPKHAFPLTTIQSLPNVALLLTAHGGHIAFMEGFFPRGESYMERLFGQFVQAAFEHPKDIKKACGIREEHKS; via the exons atgatgatgataaag GCACCAGCCCTGGTTTCTAGCAAGGCTTTTAGCGCATTCCTCCACAAGCACTGTCCTGTTGTGGCCGAGCGCTTCAGTCCCACTCCGTGGTGCTGGGGAGGCCGGCTTCAAACCCTGGTCTGTGCCCTCCTCAAGTCCAGACCCCCCGTCACTTATCGCAA TGAGCTGATCCGTACGGTTGACGGGGGTCAGATCTCTCTGGACTGGGTGGACAATTGGGAGAGTGCAAGCTACCCAGAATCCTCTACCCGGCCCACAGTACTGATCCTCCCAGGCCTGACAGGCAACAGCAAGCAGTCATATGTGCTCCATACCATTAGCCAGGCCACCCGCCGCGGCTACAG ATGTGTGGTCTTCAACAACAGAGGGCTTGGAGGGGAAGAGTTATTG ACGCCTGTCACCTACTGTGCAGCCAATACCTCAGATCTAGAGCGTGTGGTGCACCATGTCAAAGGACTTTACCCACATGCCCCTGTGCTTGGTGCTGGTGTTTCTATGGGAGG CATGTTATTATTGAACTACCTGGCCCGTAAGCGTACAGAGTCAGGGATGGTGGCGGGTTTCACCATCTCTGTCCCCTGGAATGCACTGAAGTCCGCTGCCTCAATGGAAGAACCACTCAACTGGCTGCTCTTCAACAAATACCTCACGAGCGGCCTGTGTGATGCTGTTACCAG GCACAGGAAGGTTCTGGAGGAAGTAGCGGACATTGACTATGTCTTGAAG GCGCAGACTATTCGTGAGTTTGACGAACGCTTCACCTCTTTGCTGTTTGGTTATAAAACTTGTACGGACTATTACCTTGATGCCAGCCCAGACAATAAACTCCCCAGTACAGCAGTACCCATCTTGTGTCTCAATGCTGCTGATGACCCCTTCTCCCCCAAACATG CCTTCCCGTTGACCACAATCCAGAGCCTGCCGAATGTTGCTCTGTTGTTGACGGCCCACGGTGGACACATCGCTTTCATGGAGGGTTTTTTTCCCCGAggtgagagctacatggagcgcCTTTTTGGTCAGTTTGTTCAAGCTGCCTTTGAACACCCTAAGGACATCAAGAAAGCCTGCGGCATTAGGGAGGAGCATAAAAGCTGA
- the LOC144533390 gene encoding phospholipase ABHD3-like isoform X1, producing MFVSHLELWRTYWECSRPYTVYICSVTAALYYLWGRKSQAPALVSSKAFSAFLHKHCPVVAERFSPTPWCWGGRLQTLVCALLKSRPPVTYRNELIRTVDGGQISLDWVDNWESASYPESSTRPTVLILPGLTGNSKQSYVLHTISQATRRGYRCVVFNNRGLGGEELLTPVTYCAANTSDLERVVHHVKGLYPHAPVLGAGVSMGGMLLLNYLARKRTESGMVAGFTISVPWNALKSAASMEEPLNWLLFNKYLTSGLCDAVTRHRKVLEEVADIDYVLKAQTIREFDERFTSLLFGYKTCTDYYLDASPDNKLPSTAVPILCLNAADDPFSPKHAFPLTTIQSLPNVALLLTAHGGHIAFMEGFFPRGESYMERLFGQFVQAAFEHPKDIKKACGIREEHKS from the exons ATGTTTGTATCACATTTGGAGCTATGGAGAACATATTGGGAGTGTTCCAGACCTTACACGGTGTACATCTGCTCCGTCACGGCCGCACTATACTATCTGTGGGGCCGCAAGTCTCAG GCACCAGCCCTGGTTTCTAGCAAGGCTTTTAGCGCATTCCTCCACAAGCACTGTCCTGTTGTGGCCGAGCGCTTCAGTCCCACTCCGTGGTGCTGGGGAGGCCGGCTTCAAACCCTGGTCTGTGCCCTCCTCAAGTCCAGACCCCCCGTCACTTATCGCAA TGAGCTGATCCGTACGGTTGACGGGGGTCAGATCTCTCTGGACTGGGTGGACAATTGGGAGAGTGCAAGCTACCCAGAATCCTCTACCCGGCCCACAGTACTGATCCTCCCAGGCCTGACAGGCAACAGCAAGCAGTCATATGTGCTCCATACCATTAGCCAGGCCACCCGCCGCGGCTACAG ATGTGTGGTCTTCAACAACAGAGGGCTTGGAGGGGAAGAGTTATTG ACGCCTGTCACCTACTGTGCAGCCAATACCTCAGATCTAGAGCGTGTGGTGCACCATGTCAAAGGACTTTACCCACATGCCCCTGTGCTTGGTGCTGGTGTTTCTATGGGAGG CATGTTATTATTGAACTACCTGGCCCGTAAGCGTACAGAGTCAGGGATGGTGGCGGGTTTCACCATCTCTGTCCCCTGGAATGCACTGAAGTCCGCTGCCTCAATGGAAGAACCACTCAACTGGCTGCTCTTCAACAAATACCTCACGAGCGGCCTGTGTGATGCTGTTACCAG GCACAGGAAGGTTCTGGAGGAAGTAGCGGACATTGACTATGTCTTGAAG GCGCAGACTATTCGTGAGTTTGACGAACGCTTCACCTCTTTGCTGTTTGGTTATAAAACTTGTACGGACTATTACCTTGATGCCAGCCCAGACAATAAACTCCCCAGTACAGCAGTACCCATCTTGTGTCTCAATGCTGCTGATGACCCCTTCTCCCCCAAACATG CCTTCCCGTTGACCACAATCCAGAGCCTGCCGAATGTTGCTCTGTTGTTGACGGCCCACGGTGGACACATCGCTTTCATGGAGGGTTTTTTTCCCCGAggtgagagctacatggagcgcCTTTTTGGTCAGTTTGTTCAAGCTGCCTTTGAACACCCTAAGGACATCAAGAAAGCCTGCGGCATTAGGGAGGAGCATAAAAGCTGA
- the ctsbb gene encoding cathepsin Bb — protein MRPLALFCVLVTVSVTWALPHLPHASSSEMVDRINKANATWTAGQNFHNIDISYVKGLCGTILNGPKLPEVVHSAEGIKLPDSFDARQQWPNCPTIQQIRDQGSCGSCWAFGAAEAISDRLCIHSSGQISLEISAEDLLSCCDECGMGCFGGFPSAAWEFWAKKGLVTGGLYSSKVGCRPYSIAPCEHHVNGTRPPCQGEGETPKCVEQCIDGYSPSYQKDKHFGRRTYSVPSKQEYIMTELYKNGPVEAAFSVYADFLLYKDGVYQHVTGEMLGGHAIKILGWGEENGTPYWLAANSWNSDWGDKGFFKIKRGNDECGIESEVVAGIPLN, from the exons ATGCGTCCACTGGCTCTTTTTTGTGTACTTGTGACTGTCTCTGTCACCTGGGCTCTGCCTCACCTCCCTCATGCCTCATCCTCAGAGATGGTCGACCGTATTAACAAGGCCAACGCCACCTGGACG GCCGGGCAGAACTTCCATAACATTGATATCAGCTATGTGAAGGGACTGTGTGGGACTATACTGAATGGACCCAAGCTGCCAGAGGT GGTTCACAGTGCTGAAGGCATAAAGCTTCCGGACAGCTTTGACGCACGCCAGCAGTGGCCCAACTGTCCCACAATCCAACAGATCAGGGACCAGGGATCCTGTGGGTCCTGCTGG gccTTTGGGGCAGCTGAGGCGATATCCGACAGGTTATGTATCCACAGCAGTGGTCAGATCTCTTTGGAGATCTCTGCTGAAGACCTACTGTCCTGCTGTGATGAATGTGGCATGGG CTGCTTTGGTGGTTTTCCCTCTGCTGCTTGGGAGTTCTGGGCAAAGAAAGGACTTGTGACAGGAGGCCTGTATAGCTCCAAAGTTG GCTGCCGACCCTACAGCATCGCTCCCTGTGAGCATCACGTGAATGGGACTCGTCCTCCGTGTCAGGGTGAAGGAGAGACTCCTAAGTGTGTGGAGCAGTGCATTGATGGATACTCACCGTCCTATCAGAAGGACAAACACTTTG GTAGACGCACATACAGCGTCCCGTCCAAACAGGAGTATATCATGACCGAGCTGTACAAGAACGGGCCTGTGGAGGCAGCTTTCTCTGTATATGCAGATTTTCTGCTGTACAAGGATG GTGTGTACCAGCACGTGACAGGGGAGATGCTGGGAGGTCATGCTATCAAGATCCTCGGCTGGGGAGAGGAGAATGGGACACCCTACTGGCTGGCTGCAAACTCCTGGAACAGTGATTGGGGAGATAAAG GTTTCTTCAAGATCAAACGTGGAAATGATGAGTGTGGTATTGAGTCAGAGGTGGTTGCAGGAATTCCACTCAACTAG
- the fdft1 gene encoding squalene synthase isoform X1, with translation MAGVCCKCPVSLSVFKRSLSVTPRGCGTAPRSLLPSWRLGERGLQEATRPSSVLRPAGFYRHTTFFCLFCQESMSLSLRTCYLYLNQTSRSFAAVIQALDGELRHAVCIFYLVLRALDTVEDDMTIPLDKKVPMLNDFHTYLYQDGWCFTESQEKDRQVLSDFPTISLEFRNLAQQYRDVISDICHRMGAGMADFLEKKVGSMKEWDLYCHYVAGLVGIGLSQLFSASQLEDPEVGRDTELANSMGLFLQKTNIIRDYLEDTQEGRAFWPQEAWSQFAGHLEDLAQAEKLDSALSCLNLLVTDALRHVPDVIAYLSRLRNQSVFNFCAIPQVMAIATLSTCYNNPMVFQRVVKIRKGQAVTLMMEATNMSAVQTIIAQYSQEILQKVSHTDPSRDKTLHILALIREKSALSQSSLASRTHHLSPMYLSAAMLLAALSWQYLSTTAAQSQGTGDMQGQ, from the exons ATGGCTGGAGTATGCTGCAAGTGTCCAGTCTCTCTGTCCGTGTTCAAGCGCTCTCTCTCGGTAACGCCGCGGGGCTGCGGGACCGCTCCTCGGTCCCTCCTACCGAGCTGGAGGCTGGGGGAGCGGGGCCTGCAGGAGGCTACCCGTCCCTCCAGCGTCCTTAGACCCGCAGGCTTTTACCGACACACGACGTTCTTCTGTCTCTTTTGCCAGGAGTCCATGAGTTTGAGTCTGCGGACCTGCTATCTGTACCTGAACCAAACCAGCCGGAGTTTTGCAGCTGTGATACAAGCGCTGGACGGAGAGTTAAG GCATGCAGTTTGTATTTTCTACCTGGTGCTGCGAGCGCTGGACACAGTCGAGGACGACATGACTATCCCTCTGGACAAGAAGGTTCCCATGCTGAATGATTTCCACACCTACCTGTACCAGGATGGGTGGTGCTTCACCGAGAGCCAGGAGAAAGATCGACAGGTTCTGTCGGATTTCCCCACG ATATCACTGGAATTCAGAAACCTTGCTCAGCAATACAGAGATGTCATCTCAGACATCTGCCACCGTATGGGAGCAGGAATGGCTGACTTCTTGGAAAAGAAAGTGGGATCCATGAAGGAGTGGGACCTG TATTGTCACTATGTGGCGGGTCTGGTCGGTATCGGTCTGTCTCAGCTGTTCTCTGCGTCCCAACTGGAGGACCCCGAGGTGGGGCGCGACACTGAGCTGGCCAACTCCATGGGCCTGTTCCTCCAGAAGACTAACATCATCCGAGACTATCTAGAGGACACGCAAGAGGGACGTGCCTTCTGGCCACAAGAG GCTTGGAGTCAGTTTGCAGGTCATCTGGAGGACTTGGCCCAGGCGGAGAAGCTGGATTCGGCTCTGTCCTGTCTCAACCTGCTAGTCACTGATGCTCTGCGACACGTCCCGGATGTTATTGCCTACCTGTCCCGCCTGCGCAACCAGAGCGTCTTCAATTTCTGTGCCATTCCACAG GTGATGGCAATAGCTACACTGTCAACATGCTACAACAACCCCATGGTGTTCCAGAGAGTGGTGAAGATCAGAAAGGGACAGGCAGTCACACTCATGATGGAAGCCACCAACATGAGTGCTGTGCAGACCATCATCGCCCAGTACAGCCAGGAG ATTTTACAGAAGGTCTCCCACACGGACCCGTCGCGGGACAAGACCCTGCACATCCTGGCTCTAATCCGAGAGAAGTCCGCCCTGTCACAGTCTAGCCTCGCCTCCAGGACCCACCACCTGTCGCCCATGTACCTGTCTGCTGCCATGCTGCTCGCCGCTCTCAGCTGGCAGTACCTTAGCACAACTGCAGCACAGTCACAGGGCACCGGTGACATGCAGGGACAGTGA
- the fdft1 gene encoding squalene synthase isoform X2 yields MDIIKSLGHPEEIFNLFKFKMGGCKTVMPKLDYESMSLSLRTCYLYLNQTSRSFAAVIQALDGELRHAVCIFYLVLRALDTVEDDMTIPLDKKVPMLNDFHTYLYQDGWCFTESQEKDRQVLSDFPTISLEFRNLAQQYRDVISDICHRMGAGMADFLEKKVGSMKEWDLYCHYVAGLVGIGLSQLFSASQLEDPEVGRDTELANSMGLFLQKTNIIRDYLEDTQEGRAFWPQEAWSQFAGHLEDLAQAEKLDSALSCLNLLVTDALRHVPDVIAYLSRLRNQSVFNFCAIPQVMAIATLSTCYNNPMVFQRVVKIRKGQAVTLMMEATNMSAVQTIIAQYSQEILQKVSHTDPSRDKTLHILALIREKSALSQSSLASRTHHLSPMYLSAAMLLAALSWQYLSTTAAQSQGTGDMQGQ; encoded by the exons GAGTCCATGAGTTTGAGTCTGCGGACCTGCTATCTGTACCTGAACCAAACCAGCCGGAGTTTTGCAGCTGTGATACAAGCGCTGGACGGAGAGTTAAG GCATGCAGTTTGTATTTTCTACCTGGTGCTGCGAGCGCTGGACACAGTCGAGGACGACATGACTATCCCTCTGGACAAGAAGGTTCCCATGCTGAATGATTTCCACACCTACCTGTACCAGGATGGGTGGTGCTTCACCGAGAGCCAGGAGAAAGATCGACAGGTTCTGTCGGATTTCCCCACG ATATCACTGGAATTCAGAAACCTTGCTCAGCAATACAGAGATGTCATCTCAGACATCTGCCACCGTATGGGAGCAGGAATGGCTGACTTCTTGGAAAAGAAAGTGGGATCCATGAAGGAGTGGGACCTG TATTGTCACTATGTGGCGGGTCTGGTCGGTATCGGTCTGTCTCAGCTGTTCTCTGCGTCCCAACTGGAGGACCCCGAGGTGGGGCGCGACACTGAGCTGGCCAACTCCATGGGCCTGTTCCTCCAGAAGACTAACATCATCCGAGACTATCTAGAGGACACGCAAGAGGGACGTGCCTTCTGGCCACAAGAG GCTTGGAGTCAGTTTGCAGGTCATCTGGAGGACTTGGCCCAGGCGGAGAAGCTGGATTCGGCTCTGTCCTGTCTCAACCTGCTAGTCACTGATGCTCTGCGACACGTCCCGGATGTTATTGCCTACCTGTCCCGCCTGCGCAACCAGAGCGTCTTCAATTTCTGTGCCATTCCACAG GTGATGGCAATAGCTACACTGTCAACATGCTACAACAACCCCATGGTGTTCCAGAGAGTGGTGAAGATCAGAAAGGGACAGGCAGTCACACTCATGATGGAAGCCACCAACATGAGTGCTGTGCAGACCATCATCGCCCAGTACAGCCAGGAG ATTTTACAGAAGGTCTCCCACACGGACCCGTCGCGGGACAAGACCCTGCACATCCTGGCTCTAATCCGAGAGAAGTCCGCCCTGTCACAGTCTAGCCTCGCCTCCAGGACCCACCACCTGTCGCCCATGTACCTGTCTGCTGCCATGCTGCTCGCCGCTCTCAGCTGGCAGTACCTTAGCACAACTGCAGCACAGTCACAGGGCACCGGTGACATGCAGGGACAGTGA